A single window of Cellulomonas sp. NTE-D12 DNA harbors:
- a CDS encoding YebC/PmpR family DNA-binding transcriptional regulator, translated as MSGHSKWATTKHKKAVIDAKRGKLFAKLIKNIEVAARTGGGDPAGNPTLFDAIQKAKKTSVPNENIDRAVKRGSGQEAGGADYQTIMYEGYGPGGIAVLVECLTDNRNRAASDVRVAFTRNGGTMADPGSVSYLFSRKGVVIVPKEGTDEDAVTEAVLDAGGEEITDNGDTFEVLSEATDLVPVRTALQDAGIEYDSADVVFYPSMQVEVDVEGARKILRLIDALEDSDDVQNVFTNFDAPDEVMAQLEDED; from the coding sequence ATGTCGGGTCACTCCAAGTGGGCCACCACCAAGCACAAGAAGGCCGTCATCGATGCGAAGCGCGGCAAGCTCTTCGCCAAGCTGATCAAGAACATCGAGGTCGCGGCCCGCACCGGTGGCGGTGACCCGGCGGGCAACCCGACGCTGTTCGACGCGATCCAGAAGGCCAAGAAGACCTCGGTCCCCAACGAGAACATCGACCGCGCGGTGAAGCGGGGCTCGGGCCAGGAGGCCGGCGGCGCCGACTACCAGACGATCATGTACGAGGGCTACGGGCCCGGCGGCATCGCCGTCCTCGTCGAGTGCCTGACGGACAACCGCAACCGAGCGGCGTCCGACGTCCGCGTGGCGTTCACCCGCAACGGCGGCACGATGGCCGACCCCGGGTCGGTCTCCTACCTCTTCTCCCGCAAGGGCGTCGTCATCGTGCCCAAGGAGGGCACCGACGAGGACGCGGTGACCGAGGCCGTGCTCGACGCCGGCGGTGAGGAGATCACCGACAACGGCGACACCTTCGAGGTGCTGAGCGAGGCCACCGACCTGGTGCCCGTGCGCACCGCGCTGCAGGACGCGGGGATCGAGTACGACTCGGCCGACGTCGTCTTCTACCCGTCGATGCAGGTCGAGGTCGACGTCGAGGGTGCCCGCAAGATCCTGCGGCTGATCGACGCCCTCGAGGACTCGGACGACGTGC
- a CDS encoding glycosyltransferase family 4 protein: MRIGIVCPYSFDMPGGVQFHVRDLAEALIAAGHEVSVLAPAADDTPVPDYLVPAGRAVPVHYNGSVARLTFGPVTAARVRRWLAAGQFDVLHLHEPVTPSLGMLALWIADGPVVATFHTAIVRSRSLQLAYPLVRQSLEKISARIAVSEDARRTLVEHLGGDAVVIPNGVYVDRFAHAARDERWTGTRDAPTIAFLGRLDEARKGLPVLLGAVGRVLDEVPGARFLVAGRGDTGADQAQEVLGTRAASVEFLGGLSDEDKARLLSSADVYCAPQTGGESFGIVLVEAMSAGAAVVASDLGAFARVLDDGSAGVLFRTGDSVDLADTLLRVLGDAELRRTVADHARQVVRRYDWSTVSDQVLTVYEMAVAGRDAPVGEDPSSLRGARLMELRRGREPR, translated from the coding sequence CTGCGGATCGGCATCGTCTGCCCCTACTCCTTCGACATGCCCGGCGGCGTGCAGTTCCACGTGCGCGACCTCGCCGAAGCGCTGATCGCGGCAGGCCACGAGGTCTCGGTGCTGGCGCCGGCGGCGGACGACACCCCCGTGCCGGACTACCTGGTGCCGGCGGGCCGCGCGGTACCGGTCCACTACAACGGTTCCGTCGCCCGTCTCACGTTCGGCCCCGTGACGGCGGCCCGGGTGCGCCGGTGGCTCGCGGCCGGCCAGTTCGACGTGCTGCACCTGCACGAGCCGGTCACGCCGAGCCTCGGCATGCTCGCGCTCTGGATCGCCGATGGGCCCGTGGTGGCCACCTTCCACACGGCGATCGTGCGGTCCCGGTCGCTGCAGCTCGCCTACCCGCTTGTACGGCAGTCGCTGGAGAAGATCTCCGCCCGGATCGCGGTGTCCGAGGACGCGCGACGGACGCTGGTCGAGCACCTCGGCGGCGACGCCGTGGTGATCCCCAACGGTGTCTACGTCGACCGGTTCGCGCATGCCGCACGGGACGAACGCTGGACCGGTACGCGCGACGCGCCGACGATCGCGTTCCTCGGTCGCCTCGACGAGGCCCGCAAGGGCCTGCCCGTGCTGCTCGGGGCCGTCGGTCGCGTGCTCGATGAGGTGCCCGGTGCACGGTTCCTCGTCGCCGGACGCGGTGACACGGGCGCCGACCAGGCGCAGGAGGTGCTCGGCACGCGCGCCGCGTCCGTCGAGTTCCTGGGCGGCCTGTCCGACGAGGACAAGGCCCGTCTGCTGTCCTCGGCCGACGTCTACTGCGCACCGCAGACCGGAGGTGAGTCGTTCGGGATCGTCCTCGTCGAGGCCATGAGCGCCGGCGCCGCCGTCGTGGCCAGCGACCTCGGCGCGTTCGCCCGCGTGCTGGACGACGGCTCGGCCGGCGTCCTGTTCCGCACCGGGGACAGCGTCGACCTCGCCGACACCCTGCTGCGGGTGCTCGGCGACGCCGAGCTGCGTCGCACGGTGGCCGACCACGCCCGGCAGGTGGTGCGCCGGTACGACTGGTCGACCGTCAGCGACCAGGTGCTCACGGTCTACGAGATGGCGGTCGCCGGGCGCGATGCGCCGGTGGGCGAGGACCCGTCGTCGTTGCGCGGCGCGCGGCTGATGGAGCTGCGCCGAGGACGTGAGCCCCGATGA
- the kynU gene encoding kynureninase, with amino-acid sequence MAPPDDEAPDRLEIRARELDRRHAGTDLRDRFELPPGLVYLDGNSLGALPRGVAAALEDAVRVQWGSDLVASWNDHGWWDAPLRVGDAIAPLVGAAPGQVVVGDSTTVRLHQALHAAARLRPDRPVLLTDPGSFPTDLYVAAGVAEQVGWTVVTVPPDEAETALARLAAEGRPVGAVAYSQVDYRTGRLWDLAGVTAAAHEAGALAVWDLCHSAGAVEVGLDLHQVDLAVGCTYKFLNGGPGSPAYLYVARRHLVEAANVLPGWHGHARPFAMEPTYEPAPGIGRFRVGTPPVLSMVALEAALGVFEGVDLGALRTRSLSLTRYLREAIEELVPALDLVTPAEDERRGSQLSVRHPEAYGVVRALAARGVLGDFRTPDVVRLGVAAPYLTHVDMLTAARALRAVLDGGEHRDPAYALRAQVT; translated from the coding sequence GTGGCACCCCCCGACGACGAGGCACCCGACCGGCTCGAGATCCGCGCGCGCGAGCTCGACCGACGCCACGCCGGCACGGACCTGCGCGACCGCTTCGAGCTGCCACCCGGCCTGGTCTACCTCGACGGCAACTCGCTCGGCGCCCTGCCGCGAGGGGTGGCGGCTGCGCTGGAGGATGCCGTGCGGGTGCAGTGGGGCAGCGACCTCGTCGCCTCGTGGAACGACCACGGCTGGTGGGACGCCCCGCTGCGGGTCGGCGACGCCATCGCTCCGCTGGTCGGGGCGGCCCCGGGTCAGGTGGTGGTCGGCGACTCGACGACCGTGCGGCTGCACCAGGCGCTGCACGCCGCCGCACGGCTGCGTCCTGACCGACCGGTGCTGCTCACCGACCCGGGGTCGTTCCCCACCGACCTGTACGTGGCGGCCGGGGTGGCCGAGCAGGTGGGGTGGACGGTGGTCACCGTCCCGCCTGACGAGGCGGAGACCGCCCTGGCCCGACTCGCGGCGGAGGGACGGCCCGTCGGCGCGGTCGCGTACTCGCAGGTGGACTACCGGACGGGTCGGTTGTGGGACCTCGCGGGCGTGACCGCTGCCGCGCACGAGGCGGGTGCCCTCGCGGTGTGGGACCTGTGCCACTCGGCCGGGGCCGTCGAGGTGGGGCTCGACCTGCACCAGGTCGACCTCGCCGTTGGCTGCACCTACAAGTTCCTCAACGGCGGTCCGGGGTCGCCCGCCTACCTCTACGTGGCCCGACGGCACCTGGTCGAGGCGGCCAACGTGCTGCCCGGCTGGCACGGGCACGCGCGGCCGTTCGCCATGGAGCCCACCTACGAGCCGGCACCCGGGATCGGCCGGTTCCGGGTCGGGACACCGCCCGTGCTGTCGATGGTGGCGCTCGAGGCGGCGCTCGGAGTGTTCGAGGGCGTCGACCTCGGCGCGCTCCGGACTCGTTCCCTCTCATTGACGCGGTACCTGCGAGAGGCGATCGAGGAGCTGGTGCCCGCCCTGGACCTCGTCACCCCCGCCGAGGACGAGCGGCGCGGCTCGCAGCTGTCCGTCCGGCACCCGGAGGCCTACGGGGTGGTGCGGGCGCTCGCCGCGCGGGGCGTGCTCGGCGACTTCCGCACGCCGGACGTGGTCCGGCTCGGCGTCGCGGCGCCGTACCTGACGCACGTCGACATGCTGACGGCCGCACGGGCGCTGCGCGCGGTGCTCGACGGCGGAGAGCACCGCGACCCGGCGTACGCACTGCGCGCACAGGTCACCTGA
- a CDS encoding NUDIX domain-containing protein → MTTGRPTDDAPRGDADGGAVSGLGPDWVPGPDGLLFRRAARVILLDDQDRVLLMRGHDLDQPVRSWWFTIGGGIAEGEASREAAVRELEEETGIRLHAEQLVGPVYTRSAIFDFYAQHCRQDEDLYLARIASDGLGELTRDGWTHVELDVLDEVRWWGLDELRAVEIEVFPVGLVDLVAALVPGWDGVTRHLGLAREV, encoded by the coding sequence GTGACCACAGGCCGTCCCACCGACGACGCGCCGCGAGGCGACGCCGACGGGGGAGCGGTGTCCGGGCTGGGACCCGACTGGGTACCCGGCCCGGACGGCCTGCTGTTCCGGCGTGCCGCGCGGGTCATCCTGCTCGACGACCAGGACCGCGTGCTGCTGATGCGCGGCCACGATCTCGACCAGCCGGTCCGCAGCTGGTGGTTCACCATCGGTGGGGGCATCGCCGAGGGCGAGGCGTCGCGTGAGGCAGCCGTGCGGGAGCTCGAGGAGGAGACCGGCATCCGCCTGCACGCGGAGCAGCTGGTCGGGCCGGTGTACACCAGGTCCGCGATCTTCGACTTCTACGCGCAGCACTGCCGGCAGGACGAGGACCTGTACCTGGCCCGGATCGCCTCCGACGGTCTCGGCGAGCTCACCCGCGACGGCTGGACGCACGTGGAGCTGGACGTCCTCGACGAGGTGCGGTGGTGGGGGCTGGACGAGCTCCGGGCCGTCGAGATCGAGGTGTTCCCGGTCGGTCTGGTGGACCTCGTCGCCGCGCTGGTACCCGGTTGGGACGGCGTCACCCGGCACCTGGGCCTCGCCCGAGAGGTGTGA
- the pdxS gene encoding pyridoxal 5'-phosphate synthase lyase subunit PdxS: MSTEKEVQDNGVIGTARVKRGMAEMLKGGVIMDVVTPEQAKIAEDAGAVAVMALERVPADIRAQGGVARMSDPDLIDGIVSTVSIPVMAKARIGHFVEAQVLQSLGVDYVDESEVLTPADYSHHIDKWAFTVPFVCGATNLGEALRRINEGAAMIRSKGEAGTGDVSNATTHMRTIRDEIRRLTSLPEDELFLAAKELAAPYDLVVEVARAGKLPVVLFTAGGIATPADAAMMMQLGAEGVFVGSGIFKSGNPAQRAAAIVKATTFYDDPDVIAKVSRGLGEAMVGINVDDVPVPHRLAERGW, encoded by the coding sequence GTGAGCACGGAGAAGGAAGTCCAGGACAACGGCGTGATCGGCACCGCGCGCGTCAAGCGCGGCATGGCCGAGATGCTCAAGGGCGGCGTCATCATGGACGTCGTCACCCCGGAGCAGGCCAAGATCGCCGAGGACGCCGGGGCCGTCGCCGTGATGGCGCTCGAGCGGGTCCCGGCGGACATCCGGGCCCAGGGCGGCGTCGCGCGGATGAGCGACCCGGACCTGATCGACGGCATCGTCAGCACCGTGTCCATCCCGGTGATGGCCAAGGCCCGCATCGGCCACTTCGTCGAGGCACAGGTGCTGCAGAGCCTCGGGGTCGACTACGTCGACGAGTCCGAGGTGCTCACGCCGGCCGACTACTCCCACCACATCGACAAGTGGGCGTTCACCGTCCCGTTCGTGTGCGGCGCCACCAACCTCGGCGAGGCGCTGCGGCGCATCAACGAGGGTGCGGCGATGATCCGGTCCAAGGGCGAGGCCGGCACCGGTGACGTCTCGAACGCCACCACGCACATGCGGACCATCCGGGACGAGATCCGCCGGTTGACCTCCCTGCCGGAGGACGAGCTGTTCCTCGCGGCGAAGGAGCTCGCGGCCCCGTACGACCTGGTGGTCGAGGTCGCCCGGGCCGGGAAGCTGCCGGTCGTGCTGTTCACGGCGGGTGGCATCGCCACCCCCGCGGACGCCGCGATGATGATGCAGCTCGGCGCCGAGGGCGTCTTCGTGGGCTCGGGCATCTTCAAGTCCGGCAACCCCGCCCAGCGCGCTGCGGCGATCGTCAAGGCGACCACGTTCTACGACGACCCGGACGTCATCGCGAAGGTCTCGCGTGGTCTCGGCGAGGCGATGGTCGGGATCAACGTCGACGACGTCCCGGTGCCGCACCGGCTGGCCGAGCGGGGCTGGTGA
- the pdxT gene encoding pyridoxal 5'-phosphate synthase glutaminase subunit PdxT produces MTTTVGVLALQGDVREHVAALTAVGARGVPVRRTTELDAVDALVLPGGESTTIDKLLRAFDLFGPVQQRLRDGMPAYGSCAGMILLADRVLDGTTDQQTLGGLDVTVRRNAFGRQVDSFETDLSIEGIEGEPVHAVFIRAPWVEEVGPAARVLGRVEGGHAAGRIVAVRQGPLLVTSFHPEVTGDTRVHRLFVEMVRGDR; encoded by the coding sequence GTGACCACGACCGTCGGAGTCCTCGCCCTGCAGGGCGACGTGCGCGAGCACGTCGCCGCCCTCACGGCCGTCGGGGCGCGGGGCGTGCCGGTACGCCGGACGACGGAGCTCGACGCGGTGGACGCCCTGGTGCTGCCGGGGGGCGAGTCCACCACCATCGACAAGCTGCTGCGGGCGTTCGACCTGTTCGGGCCCGTCCAGCAGCGGCTGCGCGACGGGATGCCCGCCTACGGGTCCTGCGCCGGCATGATCCTCCTGGCCGACCGCGTGCTCGACGGCACCACGGACCAGCAGACGCTCGGCGGCCTCGACGTCACCGTGCGCCGCAACGCCTTCGGCCGCCAGGTGGACTCGTTCGAGACCGACCTGTCGATCGAGGGGATCGAGGGCGAGCCGGTGCACGCCGTCTTCATCAGGGCGCCGTGGGTCGAGGAGGTCGGGCCGGCCGCCCGGGTCCTCGGTCGGGTCGAGGGCGGCCATGCCGCCGGTAGGATCGTCGCGGTGCGCCAGGGCCCGTTGCTCGTCACGTCGTTCCACCCGGAGGTCACCGGGGACACGCGGGTGCACCGACTGTTCGTCGAGATGGTGCGCGGGGACCGATGA